The Toxotes jaculatrix isolate fToxJac2 chromosome 17, fToxJac2.pri, whole genome shotgun sequence genomic interval tttgtttagccggtacaaaaactgaagtttaGAAATGACACTTTTACAGCCCTTAGTGGTGCTGGTCTATGGATTTTATGCACTCTCTATGCAAAGCTGAGCTAACAAGCTGCTTGCTCCAATCACACATTTACCAAATTTACTGTAATAGTACTGATCTCCTCATCTAACTTttaacaagaaagcaaataagcgaATTaagcaaaatgccaaactattcCTTTCACCCTGACACCAAAAATAACATGTAAGCTCTACAGTTCATCATGTACAGTGCAGGCAACCTTCTTGGCTGCAGTTTCATCTTCTCTAGAAGGGGATGTGTCTGTTCTCGTCTGTGTTCGTCACCTTACTTCACAGCTCAGCTTCTCTTGTCCTTAGCACTTCACAATAAAAGGCTGTAAcccatacagagagagagagagagagagagagagagagcgagagagagagagagagagagagagagagagagagagagaggtggcaCAGCTTGGATGCCGCTCTCTATTGTTTTCTGTCCAAAGGTCCCACCCATGTTCAACAATCATCTGACTGCTCCTCcactttccttccttccttcctctttgaCCCCAGACCCGCCGAGCTGGTGGGTTACCATGGAGACGGGGCTCTCTGTGAGGTCAAAGAGTTTGAGCATAAAGGATCACTCAAATCAACCAGTTTCTTACCTGCACCCTTGAATGACGCCGTGTGATGGGACAGGAATTCTTGCAGATAGAGGTTCAGGTTACAGGATTTTAAGTCAATGTCCCATGACCGAATACCTGTAGACAAGAGAGGCATTTGGTCACATGGTGCAACAATTGGTAtatgtaagaaagaaaaaaggacaatGATAAACAAGAATATAGTGAAAGTCCAAATTTGGTGAATTTTGCAAATGGACTTAAAAGTTCAGTGTTCCTTTAAGCTAAATTAACCATTTAAACCACTGGATTGCCTAGAATTGCAAGTTTTTCTTAGCTCATGAAAAGTTGATAACAGCATTACATGGTTTTAATAGGACAGTGGTGAAATGTTGGTTGGCCTGTGATAATGATAAACATCTTTATGTCTCTGTTTCCCATTCGCAGTATCTGGCCTTATGTTTCCGTTTCTGTTTCCCTATCTTTTTACAGCCTTTTTGCATAAATTATGCAATCAAATGTCCCTTCCTCATACACATCTATGGCTGTACTCACACAGTAAAACACCTACTGTAATGCGTTATGATAGCATGTCGTGCACTGCCTACTACTCAGTCTTTCTGTATCTACAGTTTCTGATGTACACAGAATCACAAAGGTTAACGGCACATCGTTTACAAGTGGCAATGTGTTGACTGTATATCCGCCCTGCATCATTTCCCCCTAAAGCTTATCCTTGCATAACGATTTATACTGAGGCGAAAGACAAACCACCAGCTCCAGACCTCTTTTAATTATAACGTGCCCAGAGGGATGAGGTGATGCTGATGGTGGAGCATCGCCAAGTGACGCATCCTCGGTCAGCAGGGTGGATGAAATTACATAAACACTGCAATAAGGTCAGTGTAACACCCTCGGTGATGATTTAGGTGACGAGAACTTGCAGGCATCTGAATTTCTACCCGAATATAGAGAAAAGCAAAATGACATAAACACTAGCTATAAGAGGGCGGGTTGAAATAAACGTACCTCGTTCGATCTCCCTGCTGATGTGTCCCGTCTGTCTGAAGTGAGCGCTCCGTCCGATAATGATGAGCAGGGAGTATTTGTGGAGGCAGAAGTCGAGGTTTGCGGTCGCAGCGCGCCTCGGCTGCTCCTGGACCTCCCTCTCCAGCACCCGGCTGGACGCCATGTTGGAAACTTGCACTTGGATGTGATGTCATTGAAAAAGCCTGACAGCGCCTTTTATTACAGGGAGACGACAGCTGATGTGCTGGAATGCGTAGGAGGAGAatttttcttatcattttaattaaatgcaAATAACCATCCAGGGACGACTGTGGCAAAATGAAAAAGGTGCCAATAGGCGACCATATACAGTTTATACAATACTGGATATAATCGGCTATTTTtgagtctctctttctcttacacaCGCCCACAGACACACGCAGTCTTGAATTCAAAAGTTAATTTAATGACCCATTCAtcttacaaatgtttttttcagaaacCATGTCTTCTTccataaacagaaacaataataaaccaaaacaaaagtatgaaaaaaaacaaggatttaTGACAAAAtccacatttaaaataataaagaataagTTCCACCTGTGCCAGgatcacaaatacacaaagagaCGCGTACACAGACCACTGAACCTATTCAAAACACATTCTAACACATTCCGGTCCACGTTTATAAAAGAAAGTCCTTTATTAGCCACATATTACAtcacattgttgttgttgcttttttatCACAAAGAGAATAACAGTAGCAGCCCTCCCTGCCATATCACACATTCAGGAGGGGAAATATTCTTGTCACTCCAAACCCCTGAACTCTCTCCTATCATGTCTTGCACCTTGgtttcccctttctttctttctttctttcacaaacATTTGAGGACATAAAAGTTACAGGAAGTCCCTCGGGGGCAGCTGCACAGCGTGCCAATTCGCGCGCCTTTACGCACGGCACACGGTTCTCCCGCGTCACACTGgaaagataaaaacaacatcAATTCATGAAACTGCAGATATAGGTTTTAGATTTATTTTCGTAATCTGACCTGACAATAAGAACTGTGTTTCCAAAGTTATAACTTAGTCCATCCAAGGACAATATTTTTTAATCTGGCATATTTCTAGATCATAATAATACTGttaagaaaaataagaataataataaggaAATGTAACCCATTCACagtgctgaaaataaaaatactcttTAAGCTGTTCTGTAACTTCTAATTTGTTTACTTACCGAGGGCAGCCAGCCAAGCTTTTTCTCTAAGGGCATCTCTTTGCTCCTGAGCTTCTCCAAAACTTCTTGCAAAGCGTCAATCTAGACAGGAAAAATGTCAATACGAAGAAATCATGATTTTAAAACAAGACCTGTGCGTGGAGAAAATTATGGAGAAATCATTAGCCTACATGGAATTAACAGTTCAACATCTCAGGTATACTGTGAATGTTAttctttaaaatcttaaatgtttctaaaattGTTTATAAGACCCACACCCATAACCCTTATTAAATCTCTCACCAGGTCTTTCTCCTGTTGGGTTTTCAGCGGGAAATCCAACGAGCGAGTCTCCAGTGAGGAGTCCTCTGCACGAACGAGCCACAGGTAGGCGCAGCAGCAGGTGGCCGCGAGGAGAAGAGCCCGTGCGCTGATCATGGTGCTGAAAGACAAGCAGATGGAGTCCTTCTCTTCAGCGGGCGGATGACTGGAGGGTCTGGGGGTCTTCTGTACAGAGAGCCCCCTCTTTATAGCTGCTTTACAGCTGCGGTTGACATCAGCCAGCCTCTGAAATATTCATGGAAACTTTGGCAAGGGTGACGCTATTCGGCACCTTTGTATCTTTAACTGAGGGGCGACTGGATGAAATCAAGGTTAAAGGTGaacttacattttaaaaacacatatttgacAAAGTAATCGAGGAGCTGAAGGTAAGTTTTTCCTTCCCGTCGTTTATGGTGAGCTTCTGATTTATTTAACTTGTGCCACAGATCCCTATGAAAACCTGGTTTGACAGGGCAAAGCAGCAAAATcgtcttttttaaaatctcaatCTGACTCATTGATGAGTCATTTTGATGTGTCAGAAAACGTCTGAGAActcaacacaaacagtgcatGAAAGCACCACCCAACAAAACTATTCATCTGAAACTGTCAAATCTTAAATACAATCTGCTACTCTTACATACATCTTGAGGAGAGTACATTCACAGACTTTTTCCCTCCCATGTTTTGCTGCTAATCTATTCTGCCCATCTTCTCATCTGTCACCTCTGTCCAATAAAGCTGAAATCAGACCTCGGGCTGACCCACACTGACACCAATCTGCAATCAGGATCCAATTTCCTTTTGTTGGAATAACCTTAACCACCCCCTAAGCAATATATGTGTGTGGCTGGAAAGCTCATGTTGACACACCAACCATGTCAGAGACCCCATGTCACTGACAATTCAAGTTATCCTCAGGGGGCAATTCCTCCACCGTGATGGTCATGATCTCCTCCACTGGAGCAGGCAGCTTTTATCACaagttaaaacacaattttaaccaatgtgtgcatatacacaaaacaacatatttcagcattttcatAAACTTATAGATGCACGaatattttgaatgaatgaatgaatatttttgtGGCTGAATCAGAGATTCCCGCAGAAAGGCACATATTGATCATAATGCATCTGTTTAATAACATCTTTTAATTGTGCTCTTCCTCAcagaatatttatatttaatagtCTTTTTATAGCCTGCATTTTtcctggctgtgtgtttgttctcctcCCTCATATAATTTTACCTTATGCCATCAGAAACATGCTATAAAAAGGGTAGAACTAGGCCATTTAAATGTTTGCTGTTCGTGTTGTAATTTGTCCTTCCTCCTGCGGGGGGCGCAAAAGCACACACGTGAAACATGTTGAAGACCGGAAGCTAATGAAGGAACAAGCGGAAGTTAATGTACAGTTTACTAGCTGTTCCGAATTAACCCTCAACCCATTTCTTCCATCGTTTTCTTTTCGTTGGGTTTCCAGCAAAAGCAACAATGTCCGAAAGAAAAGTGTTAAATGTAAGTACATGGCCGCCAACGACGTGCCTCTTTTTTGCGAAGTTTAAAATAGTAATGTATAAGCGGCACAAGAAACCAAgcaggctaacgttagctttgaaatgtgtgtcGTAGCTAATAGAAGTGGTAAATTTGCATATTGAAAGTACAccatgtgtttgctttaaagcTTACAAATGAAACCGCATTGGTCACATTTCCATCTTTTTGGTGATATAGGTGATATTGTCCTAAGTGGAGTTTTTTCCGTGattcacatttgtgttttgtcttccaCAGAAATACTATCCTCCGGATTTCGATCCGTCCAAAATCCCAAAGCTGAAACTCCCCAAAGATCGACAGTATGTGGTCAGATTGATGGCTCCTTTCAATATGAGGTATGTCTTTctcatctatgtgtgtgtcagcgtgtgtttcAGTACGCATGTTACTCATATATACGACATGAATAACATCAATAGCAAGTTTAACGCCATGCCACACAACTCGCTCAGCTGGcgtggcagaggaggagagagcaggcaTTTTGGTTGACTTGGTTTCATTTGAAGGCAAAAAACTATTTCTTTTTGGTTGAGTGAGTCATGTGGCTGTagtgtcatcagcattacctcTTTTGTTTTGTAGATGTAAAACATGTGGCGAATACATCTACAAAGGGAAGAAGTTCAATGCACGTAAAGAAACTGTTCAGAATGAGCTGTACATGGGACTGCCCATCTTCCGTTTCTACATCAAATGTACTCGATGTCTTGCTGAGATTACGTTTAAGGTGAGAGAATTTAATATTGTAATGATCACAAATATATTTACTGAAATGAGACAAACCAAGTACTCTTAAGGTAAAGAAAGGTATTTTCTGTAAGAGACATATCCAGCATTATGCATAAAATAATTGTCTTGCGTATTCGTATCTCATCTTGTGATTTTTAGACAGACCCAGAGAACACAGACTATGCAATGGAGCATGGTGCCACACGAAACTTTCAGGCTGAGAAACTCattgaggaagaggagaagagaattcagcaggagagagaagaggaggaactGAACAACCCCATGAAGGTCAGTGTATAAATGTCAGCTTCTGTTATGACTTTGAACTGTATTCAGGCACTGGGCATGAGGAGTTAAATGGTTTCCCAATCTTCTACCAGGTGTTGGAAAACCGCACAAAGGATTCCAAGATGGAGATGGAGGTTTTGGAGAACCtccaggagctgaaggagcttAACCAGAGGCAGGCTCTGGTAGACTTCGAGGGGATGATTGAGCAGtacagagaaatggagaaaagagagaaggaacgggagaaagaggaggatgagcGAGAGACAAAGTGAGTGGGTGAGGTTTCGATAGACAATGGGCAGTGAAGCAAAAGTAAAACGTTAACATTTTATGTGTATTGCACAATTAAGTAATAATAGGTTGTTTATCAACCTTCTAAAGACTATATATTTACTACATATGTTCTCACTGACCTGACCCAATTTCTACGTGTGTGTATTAAAATTTGTCATATATGTTCTTATAATCAGCTTAGACTCTGAGCAATAGTCATTAAAATCCCAGCTGAACTG includes:
- the LOC121197450 gene encoding cocaine- and amphetamine-regulated transcript protein-like, with product MISARALLLAATCCCAYLWLVRAEDSSLETRSLDFPLKTQQEKDLIDALQEVLEKLRSKEMPLEKKLGWLPSCDAGEPCAVRKGARIGTLCSCPRGTSCNFYVLKCL
- the yju2 gene encoding splicing factor YJU2, with the protein product MSERKVLNKYYPPDFDPSKIPKLKLPKDRQYVVRLMAPFNMRCKTCGEYIYKGKKFNARKETVQNELYMGLPIFRFYIKCTRCLAEITFKTDPENTDYAMEHGATRNFQAEKLIEEEEKRIQQEREEEELNNPMKVLENRTKDSKMEMEVLENLQELKELNQRQALVDFEGMIEQYREMEKREKEREKEEDERETNEMLERALIKRLRDSDSDSEKEEESSSSHSDRSSTDKPTDILTTDKPTETQGATAGGVKRAKTESWERSVGTLGGGRALGSLVVRKKPTAAVSTPSPVAATSQTDSKASQAADSTNASKPVTAPSGSSSLSLLGAYSDSDSNDSE